GGCGTAGTACTCCTGCCGGCTGCCGAGCGAGAAGAAGCCGATGACGGTGAAAGCCCACAGGAAGAGGGTCAGCGGGGCCTCGGAGGCGCGTGCCTTCATGCCCTGGGTGCGCAACGTGGCGACGCCCCATCGGATCGCGCGCGGAAGAAAGACGGCCCAGGGTAGAAGCCATGCCAGGATCATGCCCCAGAAGAGTAGGAGGGGCACCTGGCCGTAGTCATGCGGGATGCGCTTGCCGAGGAAGCGCATGAAGTGCTCATTGATGACGTAGAACCAGAACCAGCCGCGGGCATTGGCGTCAATCGCTGGGTTCCGTATGGCCGCAAGCACATGCCAGGGAAGCGCGATGAGCAGGAAGAGCGCCGTCGATGCGACGAGATGCAAGCGGAGCATGGCGCGGATCTGGCGGGTCAACAGAAGGAAGATGAGAGCGAAGCCGACCGGAAAGACGAGACCGATAAAGCCCTTGGTAAGGACATTGAGCGCGGTCACGGCGGCGAAGCCAAGCATCGGTTTCAGCGCGGACTCGTGTGTTCGTACGCGATCGAGGGCGATGAGCAGAAGGTGGATGGAGACGGTCATCCACAGCGCCAGCGGCACATCGGGAATGTAAAAGCGGGTGAAGAGATAGGGGCCGATGGAGGTGGCGATGGCCAGGCCGGAGTAGAAGCCTCCACGTTCGCCAAAGAACCGTCTACCGAGCGAGTAAACGGAGAAGATAAGCCCAAGGACGAGCAGAGTAAGCGGAAGCCGGCCTGCCCAGTCGTGCGGCCCGAAGATCTTCATGCTGCCGGCGGCGAGCCAGTACATCAACGGAGGCTTGTCGAAGAAGCGGATGCCGTCGACATAGGGCGTGACGTAGTCGTGGCGGACAAGCATCTCGCGCGCCACCTCGAGATAGACCGAGTCGACATCGTCGAGCAGACCGGGGGTAAAGATGCCACCAAGCTGCAGCACTCCCCAGATGATCAGGAGAATGACGATGGATCTGCGGCGTGCTGGTGCGGGCGAGGCGGTGGGGTCCGTCACGGCGGATGAGGTCGGCAGGCTCACGAGGTTCTTCTATCCATCGTGCTGGTTTTTCTATGGTTACGTCAATTGAGCGGCCGGTCGGTTAGCAGCGTATTGCCGGCGGTCTCTTTCAACAGGACGTAGCGTCCCTTGAGAAGTTGCTCTACGTCGTTGTGGTGTTCTTCAGGAACGAAGAGGAGATGGCGCACCCCCTGTCCCCACGTCTGCAGCAGATCCTGTGAGGAGAGGAAGATATGCGGTGCATCGGGGAAAGTGCTGCCGAAGATCAGCGAGCTGGAGCGGCCTTCGACCAGCAGTGCCTGGCGGTTGGTATAGAAGATGACCGAAGAGCCATAGGACTGGTCGCCGTACAGCATCAACTGATAGTTGCCTTCGATGCGTCGGGAAGCGACGAGATCATTGGCCGTGTCTGCCAGTTGTTTGCAGCTCAGCATGGAGCCGAAGCGCATGAGGGCGATGTGCGCGGCTACCAGGAAGAGCGCCGTGGTGAATCCCATGGTGGAGAAGGCGGCCGTGTTCCGCTTGTGCAGGCGGAGATTCCAGGCCACAGCCGGACCGAAGGCGAAGGCCAGCATGGCCAGGGCGGCGGGTAGCCGCAGGGCGGCAAAGGAGGCCCCGGTCAGGTCGAAGAAGTGCGACATGGAGAGCGTGTAGTCTCCGACGGCGCGATGGGCCAGAAGGTCTCCGATGCTGGGCTCGAAGGGGAGGTTACGTGAGCTCCACAGGCCGTAGAAGAGAGCTCCTGCGATCAGGAAGCCGAGCATGGCAAAGACAACATGTGCTGCGGTGACCAGGTGCCCGCGCAGGGCGTTATCTTCGCGCCGGGCAAGCGAGAAGGCGATAAGCAGAAGGATTGGCAGATAGGCCGGGAAAGTGTAGTACTCCTGGTTGGTGGAGATGGAGAAGAAGACCAGGATGATGGCGGCGTAGATGCCGAGTAGAAGCACTGACCGCTGATGGAAGCTGTACGGACGCAGATATCTGGAACGGTTGGTCCACAGATCGCGCAGGGTGACGGGAAGGAAGAGCGACCAGGGGAAGAGCCAGACCAGGTGCAGCAGCCAGAAGAGGTAGCCGGGCAGCTTGTTGTAGTCCTTCGGGTAGCGCTCGCCGAGGAAACGGAGCACGTGCTCGTTGATGAAGTAGAACCAGAAGAAGCCGTGTCCGTTCATGCCGCCGGTGTTTCGAAGACCGGCGAGGATGTGCCAGGGGGCGGCGATGGCGAGGAAAAGAACGCCGCCGGTAACAAAGCGGAGCTCGCGCCAGCGGCGCCACTCGCCGGTGATCGCCAGATAGATCATCACCGCGCTCATGGGGAAGACCAGGCCGATGAGCCCCTTGGTCATAACGGCGAGTGCGAGACCAATCCACATGCCGTAGAAGTAGCCGACGCGTGCTTTCTCAAGGCCACGTAATAGGCAGTAGAGAGAGGCGCAAAGGAAGAATGAGAGCAGCACCTCTGGGATGAAGATGCGCGTGAAGAGAAAGATGCCGGCCGTAGTGAGCGTCGCCAGAGAGGCGTAAAAGCCCGCTGTCTGCGAGATCGCGTGCTTCCCCCAGCGATAGGCGAGAGCAGCCAGCATCGCTACGCCAAGGGCCAGCGGAAGGTGCGTGGCAAATGCGTTCAGGCCGAAGATGCGATAATCGACCGCGACCAGCCAATAGGGCAGAGCAGCCTTTTCCAGATAGCGGATGCCGTTGACGTATAGGGTGACGTAGTCGCCGGTGCGAGCCATAGCGGCGGCGGCCTGAGCGTGAGTAGCGTCAGCGTCGTCAAGCAACGGTGGAGAGAACAGGCTTGCAAAATATACTGCCACCCAAACGAGCGACAGGATCCAGATCCGGCGCTTGCGGGTGCTGGTAAGGCGCGAGGGTGCCGCGACAGGCTTGGGAGCGTACGTAGTTACCATCCGGCTACAACTCTACTTATTGATTAAAGATGTGTGTTCCTTCTTTTAGACACGAAAAACACCCATAAGATTCGATGCGCGAACCGTGTATTCTGACGCGAGGAAAGATGCCGACCTTTGCAGCTATCGATATCGGGTCCAACTCCTGCCGGCTGAAGATCGCCGCCGTACAGATGCATAAGCTCAAGACGCTGTATGAGGACCGAGAGGTGACGCGTCTGGGCGAAAGTGTCTTCGAGACGGGAGTGATTTCGCCGGAGGCGATGGCCACTACTATCCGGGCCCTGAAGCGTTTTCATAAGGCGGTGCAGGCCCATGTTGTGGATAAAGTGCGGGTCGTGGCCACCTCCGCCACGCGTGATGCCCGCAATGCAGCCGCCTTTTCGGCCTGGGTCAAATCGGCCACAGGATGGAGCCTGGAGGTAATTTCAGGCCTGGAAGAAGGCCGTCTGATCCATCTTGGAGTAGCTACGCTGGAACCAGGGGCGCGGGGCAGGTGCCTGATGATCGATCTTGGCGGCGGAAGCTGCGAGATTACCAACAGCGAGCACGGCCGCATCAAGTCGATGGTGAGCACTCCGCTGGGAGCGGTGCGGTTGCAGCAGGAGTTTCTGCACAGCGATCCGACCAGCAAGGAAGACCTGGCGCAACTGGAACGCTTTATCCATCGTGAGCTGCTCCGCGCTGAAAAGAAGCTCGGCCCAGTGCGTGTGCCTCTCGTGATTGCGACCAGCGGCACGGCAGCGGCACTGGCTGAGGCTTCCGCGGCACTGTTCAAGAAGCGAGCTTCACGCGCGAAGACAAAGGCTCTGGAAGCCGATACGGTAAGCGTCCGTAAGGTGGCGCACATGCTGGCGAAGATGACCAATGCAGAACGGGTGCAGGTGCCCGGCATCGGACCGAAGCGCAGTGAGATCATCATCGGCGGAGCCTATGTGTATGCCCAGTTGCTGGAGCGATTGGGCCTGAAGGGCTTCCGTTACTCGCCGCTGGGGCTTCGTGACGGTGTTCTGGCTCAGATGCTGGCCGAAACGGACATTCGTGCCGACGTGCACCAGCAGATGGAGGTTGAGCGCTGGAACGGCATCCGCGAGCTCTGCCGCCGCTATGGCGTCGATCCAAGGAGAAACGAGCCCGTCCGGGCGCATGTGGCGCAGCTCTTCGACGCGCTGCATGTGGTGCATGAGCTTCCGCCTGAGTACCGGTTATGGCTGGAGGCAGCGGCCATGATGCAGGACGTCGGCAAGTACATGAACCACCAGGGACATCACCGGCACACGCAATATATCCTGGCGAACTCGGAAATCTACGGTTTCTCGCCGGAACAGCGGGCGATTGTCAGTGCCATTGCGCGGTACCTGGGGAAGAGCCGTCCGGACGCGATCGACCGGGTGTTGCGTGCAGTTCCTGTGGAAGAACACAGCGCGGTGGCGCGTGCGGTAAGCCTGCTGCGGCTTGCGGTCGGCCTGAACCAGGACCGCGTTTCGGCCGCCGTAAGGCTCCGTATCAAGGTCTACCCGAAGCGTGTCCTGCTCGACCTGTCGGCAGCGCGCGGAAGTGCGGAGCTGGAGGTATGGTCGCTGCGTAAAGAAGCTGACTACTTCCGCGAGGTCTTTCGCCGCGAGCTGGCTGTCGAGGCCGTATAGAGGGTGCGTACGGTGCGCGGATCGAGCAGCCACTGCAGGGTGCCGGCGCCCCGGTCGTAGCTCACACGAGCGATCGAGCCTTTGCGCAGCCTGATCCGTGCCGGCTTCGGCAGCGCAATAAGAGAGCCGAGAAAGGTTGTGAGATTGGGATTGTGCCCCACGACCAGGAGATTCTCGGCCTCTCCGCACTCGCTGAGCAGCTTCTGAAAGTCGGCAAAGGTGGCTCCGGGAGCCAGAGCATTCGAGAGCAGAACCGAGGCCTCATAACCGGTCTCCATGCCAACGAGCGAAGCAGTCTGCAGGCTGCGCTTCAGCGGGCTGGAGACGATGAGGTCAAAGTGCAGCCGCATGCTGTTGAGCACGTGGCCGAGTTGCAGACACTGCTTCTTGCCCTCTTTGTCGAGAGGGCGGCGAGTATCGAGCAGCGGGTTGACGCGGCGGGTGCCGGCGCTGGCGTGACGGAGGACGTAAAGATTCATCTCTTGTTAAAGATGCCAGAGAGCGGGGTGTTGATGGTATGGGATGTGGGTTATCGGTCGACGCCGGCATGGAGGAAATGTGGGTTCCTAACGAAGAGGGGTCAATGTTGTCGTGGTTTACAGGGTGTCTCCAGAGATCCTTTACAGGTTCATCCCGCTTCGCACCGCAGGTGTGAATGCTTTGCTTAAGGGCACGGCTTCAGCTGTTCAGTTCCATGACATCCTTTACACCTTGTCTCCAGACATCCTTTACAGGTTTATGCCTGTTTAGGGGTGTTTTTGGATGGCATGGAGGAAGGTGGAAGTGGAAGCGCAGCGATTGCGGTTTGTGGAGGCGGCGATGATTGGAGAGCGATCGTTTTCGTCTCTGTGTGTGGAGTACGAGATTAGCCGTCCGACGGGTTATCTGTGGCTGAAGCGATACCGTGAGCATGGAGCGGCCGGCATGCAGGAAGCCAGCCGCAGGCCTCTGCTGAGTCCCCGTCAGAGCCCTGCCGAGTTGGAAGAGCAGATCGTGTCTTTACGGCGCCAGCATCCTGACTGGGGTGCACGTAAGCTTCGCGTTCTGCTCGGCCGATCTGGGGTGAAGGTGCCATCGTCGACCGTACATCGAGTGTTGCGTCGGCACGGTCTGATCCACCGGCTGGACAGCCATCCACAGGCCACTGGCAGCTTCTGTCGCGAGGCGCCTAATCAGCTCTGGCAGATGGATTTCAAAAGCCCTAAGGGATGGAACGCGCATCTTGGCCCCTTATCCGTGTTGGATGACCACAGCCGCTATGCCTTGGTGTTGGAGCAACTGTCCTCGGGTGAAGGTCTCGTCGTCCAACAGAGGCTGGATAAGGCGTTCTCTGACTGTGGGTTGCCCGAGGCCATGCTGATGGATCACGGCCAGCCCTGGTGGAACGCGCAGTCACCAGGAGGATGGACGCAGCTATCCGTGTGGCTGATGCGGCTGGGCATCCGGCTGTACTTCTCCGGAGTCCGCCACCCGCAGACCCAGGGTAAGGTGGAACGCTTCCACGGTGCCCTGGAGCGGGCACGGAGAAGGTGCGGGCCGATGGATACGCCGCCTGGCCAGTCATGGCTGGACCGCTTCCGGGAAGAGTACAACCATGTTCGTCCCCATGAAGCGCTGGACATGGAAACGCCAGCAGACCACTGGCACCCCAGCCAGCGAGAGTACACCGAACCACGTAACCCCGCGTATGCCCCGGATGCCGAAGTGCGCGAGCTCAACAGCAACGGAGCGCTCTGGCTGGACGGACGCAGCTGGCAGGTAGCCGGAGCCCTGGCTCATCAGCCTGTCCGTCTCGCTCGCATCGATCAACGCATCCTGATCTTCTACGGTGACACGCCCATCCGGGAACTCGACCTCACGGGGCAGGGTTCCACGATCGTGGAACCCTGCCCCGCAAACTCACTCAATCTGTAAAGGATGTGTGGAGACAAACTGTAAACCATCTCTGGAGACTAGACAGCTTCAGCCGTGCCGAATTGACGTGAGAGTACGTGCGGCTTTATTGATTCCTGTATAACTAAAGTCCTATTTGAGGCGTAGAAGAAGAGGGCTGTGTTGCACGAAGGATCGTAGCAGGGATTGTTTGTGTTGCAAGGATCGGGCGGCATGTCTTGCTTCAACCGCCAAGTCGTCTATGTCGAAGAAGGCGCGGTTGGCGAGGGGATTGATCTTGGTCCATGACCAGAGATACTCGACCGGGTTTAGCTCAGGAGCATAGGGAGGGAAGAAGGAGGTCCGCAGGCGTTGTGCACCGGCAAGCCACCGGCTGGTTTGCTTGGAGCGGTGGGCATTGAGCCTGTCCCAGATCAAGCACCAGTTGACGGCCAACTCGTGGTTGAGTGCGCGCAGGAAGTCGATCACGCGTGTGGAATCGACATCGCCTCCCGGATAGAGACGGAAGTAGAGTCGAACCTCGTCACGCTCCGGAGAAACACATAGTGCAGCGATAGCAGAGACTTTCTTGTGATGCCGTCCGCGCTGATAGATCACCGGTGTTTGGCCGGAAGGAGCCCAACTGCGCCGCACCAAGGGAGCCAGCAAAAAGCCGCTCTCATCGAGAAAAACCAGCCAGGCTTTCAGCCGGTGCGCTTTTTTTTGAGAGCGGGCCAGTCCTGTTTGACCCATTGCTGGATCGCCTCTTCATCGCGTTCAACAGCTTTGCGGACTGGCTTTTGTGGACTCCAGTGCATCCCATGCAACAGGCGGCAAACATGATCGACATGGTATTGAACCCCGAAGGTTCGCTCGATGTAGTCGGCTACCCGGGGACAAGTCCATAGATCAGTCGGAAAACCAGCAGAGACAGCCCCCTTGAGAAGTTGCTTCTCCAGCTTTTGCCGGTCCCTCGCGCTCAGACGCGGTGGCCTGCCGGTCGCCCGAGTCGCCCCTAACGCCTCACGGCCTCCTTCGGTCCACGCATGCTTCCAACGCCGCACGCTGCGCGGCTCTACTCCCAGAACACGCGCGATCTCAGCTTGGGTAATGCCTTGTTCGATGAGTGTGATCGCGCGTTGACGCTTGCGCTCCAACTCCTCCGGACTGCCGACTGGACGCATCATGCCTCCTCGACTGCTCGGATAATAGAATAGGACATTATTTGTGCAGGAAGCAATAGCCGCAGAGGTCGAATTCATTCTGGTCGAAGTACAACATTTCGCCCCGCATTTTCTGTTTGTCGTTTCGTCGCGAAGCGGAGAAATTTGCTTTTCCACCACATTGCCCTCAGCGGCTGAAGCCGCCATCGTGCGGCATACGAGTACGGCACGGCTGAAAGCCGTGCCCTTAAGCAAGACATCCGCGCCTTCGGCGCGAAATAGTTGCGCAACGCGCAACGGCTGTTACGTAGCACGTCCTAGCTCTCCGGAATCTCAGGCTCTGGATGTGGGGGAAAGGGATTCGGCCTGGGCCATGGGGAGATGGGAACCGGAGCCGGTGGATCTTCGTTGAGTTCTGGGTTGTTCGCAGGCATATCTTCTACCAGGCGAACTTCGACGGCGCGTTGCCAGAAGCGGGTGACAAGATCGAGCAGGATGCCGCTCTGCAGCAGGAGAAAGATGCCGAGTGAGCCGGGAGCGGCGAGACGGTGAATGGCGAGCCAGGCCGCGGCTGCGATACAGGCGATGCCTGCGAAGGTCAGAAAGGTAAATGCAAGGTACGGCCCGGTGAAGCGGAAACGCAGAGCGTCCCACGCCGGCGCATAGGCTTTGTATACGCGGTACTCGTTATTGAGACCAAGCTGAATGGCATAGACCTCTACCAGGTCGAAGTAGAGGCGAATCAGGCAGGCGACCAGCAGGAGAAGCAGTGTCATCGGCAGCACGGCCAGGAAGTGCGGTTTGCCAAGGACGCCGGCGGCGTCAAGACGATCACTGACAAAAGAACGCAGCGATGCGAGCGGGCTGAGCACGGCAGTGAAGAGGATGACCGCTACGAGAGCGATACGCACAAACCGCCAGAAATAGCGGAAGCCCTGATATTGCAGGCGGTGCAAGCAGGCGCGTTCTCCTGTCACATAGGCATAGAGCACACCGGGGGTAAGGATGAGGTTGACGATGGCAAAGACAAAGCTGGAGAGGTACCACTGTTGCCGGCCTGCGTAAGGAGGCTGCCTGATGCCCCGGAAGACCTCCGCAAGGAGCGTCACATCGAAGCCCGAAGTAAGCCGCGTTGATACGAGGGAGTGGGATAGTAGAGCCGCAAGCTGGTGGTGGACTCCTAGTGTGAAGAGCACTGTAAGCAGCAGCTGCAGCGCATAGGTCCAGGCAATGGCCCTCCAGTGGTGTAGCGCCATGTGGAGACCGGGCAGAAGCAGAGGGCGGCGATTGGTTTCCATGCTCACACGATCCATGTCGCAACCTGGCTGAGGCATTGTTCGAGGAAGAGGATGATGGCTGTCAGCTTGCGTGCTGCTGTGCCATGCGGCGTGACCTGGTAGCTGTTGTTGAACCGGTCTTTATCGAGTAGAACGGTGTGGTTCGGATCAATCTCCACGGAGACCACCTTGGCGCCCCGTTGTTTGAAGGTGAACTTCTGCCAGCGGTCAGATCCATCCCACCAGAGTTGTGAATGCAGGCCGTTGTCGAAGATCACTTCCGCGCTGACAGGAAGAATAAAGTCACCTTTGCGATGAAGAACAACAGTGCTGAGATAGTCGGTCTGTTTGGGATCTGCAGGTTCTGGCTTCCACCATTCGAATGGTTGTGTGGTGACTGAATCGACAGCGTAGTCGAGAACCGCGGTACCGTAGATGGCCTGCTGGAAGTAAGCGTGCAGAGCCGGAGCGACCTCGATGGCAGCCGCGTGAGCACAGGTACCGCAGAACGAACCGGAGGGTTGCGCAATGTGGTACACACGGTTCTTTGCAATGGCTGTGTTTTCTATCTCCTGCAGGAAGTCCTTGGCGGTGGGATGCTTGAAGCGATACTTGGTGAAGTACTGATGCACGGCTTCGCGCATGGTGTCTTCGCCAATGATGCCCTCAAGCGTGAGCAGGGCTGTAGCGGTCTTACCGTAAGTAACGCCGCCGTACGAGCGCTCATCGTAGAACTGATAGGCGAAGCGCGTCATTGGGTCGTAGTCAGGGACAAAGGTGTATTCGTAGCGTTGCAGATCGCGTTCCCCGGCACTGGCATAGGTTCCGCCGAGAATGCCTTTGTCTTTCCCGAAGAGCGATTCGATGACCTTGACCTCGGTGTAGGAGTTGATGCCTTCATCAAGCCAGGCTTCTTCGAACTCATTGGTAGCGACCATGCCGTACCAGTACTGATGGCCGAACTCGTGTTCTGCCGTGACCTCAAGCAAGTGAAGCCATGAAGGCTCCCACCAGTCGGTTCCTCCAGTGATAAGCGTGGGGTACTCCATGCCTTCCATTGCGGAGCCCGGTTCGGGGTCGATCACTGTTATCTGCTTGTATGGATAAGGGCCGTACCACTGTTCAAACTTCGCCATGGTCTGGCGGAGAATGGCGGCATATCGTGGTCCGGCCTGGGGATGCGATTTGAGGGCAAGGACACGGATGCGGACAGGGCCCATGGCTGAGAGATACGTCTCTGTGGTCTCAGTAAAGTGCGGTGAGGCAGCCCATGCGAAGTCGTGGACATCTTCCGCGTAGAACGACATCGTCTTTCTTCCGCCGCTGTGGGTGATACCGGTGGAGACGCCTGTAGTGCCGACGGTGTAGTTCTCAGGTACGGTGAGCTTTACGTTGTAGGAGCCGAAGTCAGAGAAGAATTCGGTGGTCGCGTGGTACTGATGGCAGTTCCACGCGCCATGCCAGAAGACACCGACTTTTGGGAACCACTGGCCGCCCATCATGAAGTCGCGCTTGTAGCCGTTGCGTGCGATGGACTCCGGAAACTTGTCGTGAAACGCGATGTGGAAGGTGATGGTCTCGCCAGGCTCGAGAGGATGAGGCAGCGGAATCTCCATCACAGTGTGATCGGCGGTGTTGCCATCGTCGGGCGCGGTGAAGCGTTGTGCCGAGGTCAGGTCACCGAAGCCATCGGCAGTAACGGAGACGATACGGATCTCGCCGCGGCGATGTTCGGGATACTCACGCTCTACTTCGCGGAAGCCGCCACTCTCCGCAGTCTCTCGTGCGAAGGTGGACTGCTGCTGAAACGCATTGAGGTAGAGATGGAAGGGGAAGTTCGTCAGCCGCTGGCCAGTAAGGTTGCGATACGTGAGGGTTTCGCTGGCGTCAACGGTGTGTTTTACCGGGTCGATCTGTGCGTCGATGGTGTACTGCACCACGCGTTCGGATAAGGGCGTAGGCGAGTTGGTCGCAATGGATGTCTGTGCACCGAGCGCAGTGGCAAGAGAAAGCAGAGCAAGGAAGAGGGTCTTTCTCATGCCAAGAATTCTATGCGCTTCAGAGCCGTTGCCATAGCTCCGAGATCAGGATGCCGCCAAGGAACACACGTCTTCGGATGCAGACCATCCCCGCACGCTGTAACAAAGAGGCATAGTCGGGAAGGCGGTTGGCGCGGAGACCGGTCAGGAGACGAAAGGCCGCGTAGAGAGTGCGGGTTACCAGCGCCGCGATGGGACGGATGGCGCCTTGTTGCGGGATTTGGAAGTCGCTGACCAGCCATCGGGCATTGTCTGTCAGGGAAAGTAGTAGGGTCTGCACGAGCTGCTCTACCTCTGTCGTAGAGAGGCAGTCGAGGAAGAAGTGTGTGGCAACAAGATCGTATGCGGCATCGGGAACGAAGTTCAGTGCATTGGCCTGGGTGGTCACGAGGCGATTTGCATACGGTGTGCAACGGAGGCGCAGCTCCTGCAGCATGGCCGCGCTGAGGTCTACGGCATGAACGTGCATCTGTGGGTTCGCGCTGAGTAGATCACGTGTGAAGCGGCCATCGCCATCGCCCAGAACAAGAGCGCTACGGCTTTCGAGAAGTTCACGCAGCCATGCGCTGCGCGTGCGATGCAGCAGCGGGCCGAAGCTGAACCATTCCATCCAGCGGTAGAGCCGCGCGATGCGATCGAAGTTGGGGGTGGCGTTCACCGCAGAAAGAAGAGGATGAGCGGGGTAAGTAGCGCGGCGTCGGCCGCAGCGCGCAGCGTGACCGAGGAGATCGGCCGGCGGGTGCAGTCCAGCGCCAGCAGCAGAAGCGCGGAGCTTGCGGTGCACAGATTCAGAATAGCGAAGGGATGCGGTGCGGGAGAGAACGGGGTGAGAGCACAGATGGTGGCCAGGACGACGACGAGGAGACGGAAGTTACGTGCGCTCCAGTTGGACGATTGCGGATTCTCCCAGCGATGGATGGCGACACAGTTCAGCCAGCAAAGCAGCGCAAAGAAGGTGGTGGCAATAGCCACGCGCGGCGTGAAGAACTCAGGTAGAAAGACCGCTGCTGCAAAGAAGATGCCGACGACGGCCTCCTTAGGAGCTTTCTGGCGAAGGCGGGTCTTATGGATGGCGGCAAAGTAGAGGACGAGTGGAGCGCACAGCAGGATGTAGGCGAACAACGCGCGCGCGGGCATCTTCCACATCAGAGCCAGAA
This genomic window from Terriglobus albidus contains:
- a CDS encoding SixA phosphatase family protein; this translates as MNLYVLRHASAGTRRVNPLLDTRRPLDKEGKKQCLQLGHVLNSMRLHFDLIVSSPLKRSLQTASLVGMETGYEASVLLSNALAPGATFADFQKLLSECGEAENLLVVGHNPNLTTFLGSLIALPKPARIRLRKGSIARVSYDRGAGTLQWLLDPRTVRTLYTASTASSRRKTSRK
- a CDS encoding M1 family metallopeptidase, encoding MRKTLFLALLSLATALGAQTSIATNSPTPLSERVVQYTIDAQIDPVKHTVDASETLTYRNLTGQRLTNFPFHLYLNAFQQQSTFARETAESGGFREVEREYPEHRRGEIRIVSVTADGFGDLTSAQRFTAPDDGNTADHTVMEIPLPHPLEPGETITFHIAFHDKFPESIARNGYKRDFMMGGQWFPKVGVFWHGAWNCHQYHATTEFFSDFGSYNVKLTVPENYTVGTTGVSTGITHSGGRKTMSFYAEDVHDFAWAASPHFTETTETYLSAMGPVRIRVLALKSHPQAGPRYAAILRQTMAKFEQWYGPYPYKQITVIDPEPGSAMEGMEYPTLITGGTDWWEPSWLHLLEVTAEHEFGHQYWYGMVATNEFEEAWLDEGINSYTEVKVIESLFGKDKGILGGTYASAGERDLQRYEYTFVPDYDPMTRFAYQFYDERSYGGVTYGKTATALLTLEGIIGEDTMREAVHQYFTKYRFKHPTAKDFLQEIENTAIAKNRVYHIAQPSGSFCGTCAHAAAIEVAPALHAYFQQAIYGTAVLDYAVDSVTTQPFEWWKPEPADPKQTDYLSTVVLHRKGDFILPVSAEVIFDNGLHSQLWWDGSDRWQKFTFKQRGAKVVSVEIDPNHTVLLDKDRFNNSYQVTPHGTAARKLTAIILFLEQCLSQVATWIV
- a CDS encoding IS630 family transposase encodes the protein MGQTGLARSQKKAHRLKAWLVFLDESGFLLAPLVRRSWAPSGQTPVIYQRGRHHKKVSAIAALCVSPERDEVRLYFRLYPGGDVDSTRVIDFLRALNHELAVNWCLIWDRLNAHRSKQTSRWLAGAQRLRTSFFPPYAPELNPVEYLWSWTKINPLANRAFFDIDDLAVEARHAARSLQHKQSLLRSFVQHSPLLLRLK
- a CDS encoding ArnT family glycosyltransferase; translated protein: MAVYFASLFSPPLLDDADATHAQAAAAMARTGDYVTLYVNGIRYLEKAALPYWLVAVDYRIFGLNAFATHLPLALGVAMLAALAYRWGKHAISQTAGFYASLATLTTAGIFLFTRIFIPEVLLSFFLCASLYCLLRGLEKARVGYFYGMWIGLALAVMTKGLIGLVFPMSAVMIYLAITGEWRRWRELRFVTGGVLFLAIAAPWHILAGLRNTGGMNGHGFFWFYFINEHVLRFLGERYPKDYNKLPGYLFWLLHLVWLFPWSLFLPVTLRDLWTNRSRYLRPYSFHQRSVLLLGIYAAIILVFFSISTNQEYYTFPAYLPILLLIAFSLARREDNALRGHLVTAAHVVFAMLGFLIAGALFYGLWSSRNLPFEPSIGDLLAHRAVGDYTLSMSHFFDLTGASFAALRLPAALAMLAFAFGPAVAWNLRLHKRNTAAFSTMGFTTALFLVAAHIALMRFGSMLSCKQLADTANDLVASRRIEGNYQLMLYGDQSYGSSVIFYTNRQALLVEGRSSSLIFGSTFPDAPHIFLSSQDLLQTWGQGVRHLLFVPEEHHNDVEQLLKGRYVLLKETAGNTLLTDRPLN
- a CDS encoding IS630 family transposase, which produces MMRPVGSPEELERKRQRAITLIEQGITQAEIARVLGVEPRSVRRWKHAWTEGGREALGATRATGRPPRLSARDRQKLEKQLLKGAVSAGFPTDLWTCPRVADYIERTFGVQYHVDHVCRLLHGMHWSPQKPVRKAVERDEEAIQQWVKQDWPALKKKRTG
- a CDS encoding Ppx/GppA phosphatase family protein, producing the protein MPTFAAIDIGSNSCRLKIAAVQMHKLKTLYEDREVTRLGESVFETGVISPEAMATTIRALKRFHKAVQAHVVDKVRVVATSATRDARNAAAFSAWVKSATGWSLEVISGLEEGRLIHLGVATLEPGARGRCLMIDLGGGSCEITNSEHGRIKSMVSTPLGAVRLQQEFLHSDPTSKEDLAQLERFIHRELLRAEKKLGPVRVPLVIATSGTAAALAEASAALFKKRASRAKTKALEADTVSVRKVAHMLAKMTNAERVQVPGIGPKRSEIIIGGAYVYAQLLERLGLKGFRYSPLGLRDGVLAQMLAETDIRADVHQQMEVERWNGIRELCRRYGVDPRRNEPVRAHVAQLFDALHVVHELPPEYRLWLEAAAMMQDVGKYMNHQGHHRHTQYILANSEIYGFSPEQRAIVSAIARYLGKSRPDAIDRVLRAVPVEEHSAVARAVSLLRLAVGLNQDRVSAAVRLRIKVYPKRVLLDLSAARGSAELEVWSLRKEADYFREVFRRELAVEAV
- a CDS encoding IS481 family transposase translates to MAWRKVEVEAQRLRFVEAAMIGERSFSSLCVEYEISRPTGYLWLKRYREHGAAGMQEASRRPLLSPRQSPAELEEQIVSLRRQHPDWGARKLRVLLGRSGVKVPSSTVHRVLRRHGLIHRLDSHPQATGSFCREAPNQLWQMDFKSPKGWNAHLGPLSVLDDHSRYALVLEQLSSGEGLVVQQRLDKAFSDCGLPEAMLMDHGQPWWNAQSPGGWTQLSVWLMRLGIRLYFSGVRHPQTQGKVERFHGALERARRRCGPMDTPPGQSWLDRFREEYNHVRPHEALDMETPADHWHPSQREYTEPRNPAYAPDAEVRELNSNGALWLDGRSWQVAGALAHQPVRLARIDQRILIFYGDTPIRELDLTGQGSTIVEPCPANSLNL
- a CDS encoding ArnT family glycosyltransferase, which translates into the protein MSLPTSSAVTDPTASPAPARRRSIVILLIIWGVLQLGGIFTPGLLDDVDSVYLEVAREMLVRHDYVTPYVDGIRFFDKPPLMYWLAAGSMKIFGPHDWAGRLPLTLLVLGLIFSVYSLGRRFFGERGGFYSGLAIATSIGPYLFTRFYIPDVPLALWMTVSIHLLLIALDRVRTHESALKPMLGFAAVTALNVLTKGFIGLVFPVGFALIFLLLTRQIRAMLRLHLVASTALFLLIALPWHVLAAIRNPAIDANARGWFWFYVINEHFMRFLGKRIPHDYGQVPLLLFWGMILAWLLPWAVFLPRAIRWGVATLRTQGMKARASEAPLTLFLWAFTVIGFFSLGSRQEYYALPALPALAILAGGQLERAEDPLHPGSRHAGYFWTRWLLLPITTLAAVVCTWFAITAPTPPAGVDISDLLTTNPERYTLALGHLYDLTGKAMGFFRFPLILVAVSMYAAGLTAWLLRRKGKCYAANVTLAIAMMGNLWGMHEGLARFYPILGSKGLADAINSVFQPGDQIMLDGELTSGSSIAFYTRQPLHLVNGRVNGPWYGSFWPDAARVFETEDSLHQAWASHDRVFLMTYEPQRRLTDLRPFGGVYELKSEGGKTVLTNHP